The region tgtgtatcaataaatttcttttcgcAAAGTTAgttttagaataatatttgataaaatttacacGTAATTTAGTAAATCGATAGATCACGTCACATGCCATTGaaacaatttacaatattacgTAATCCGcttaaatacaatttgaaaGATGTTggaatattattcatataagaAGGAAATTCTACTTGATAGATTATcagtaatgaaaaataataattattcgatTAAACCTGGATGCATCTCACAGTCATATCTCACACCACGGCTCCGCTCAGAAATTCTCTTTGATTACGAGAGGCATTTAAAAGTGTACaacacttttaaatatatccaaAAACCACCAAACACTCGCAGTTAAAGCCACACGGTGCTATCACGCGTTATTCTTTGCCGATATGCACCGATATGAATTTATGAAcgttgaatatatttaaaggaaCGACAAGAGTGTGAGCTTGAACTAACAACGACATTCCAAGTCCCAAAATGGAATAGCTATTTATTCTTGGGTCTTGCCGATGGGGTAGTGTCATCTCTTCCCTCTCTCGTCCGTCTACCCAATCACGATCCATCTATCCTATCCTTTGGATTAATAGACGATTCGGCAAACGCTGTTCTCCATTCTCccacttttctctctctctctctctctctctctctctctctctctctcgacaaTGATGGCTACTGAACATATATCTTTTGCCAAAAAGTTATCTACTATTGCTCCATCTGCTGCGTAATCAAGTCTCTTATTTCACACGCTTCTTGTTtcggtaaatatttaaaaaattattgttacaaacTTGCTAATTAATTGTGCATCAACTCTTTCaagagttatatatatatatatatctagatatataatatattccgATTTACTTTTACATCTTtgtggaaattaatatttacttgtaAGATAGAGAggaatagagaaagagaaataaaaatttttaatacatatataaaataaaacaaggtTTATTAATTCTACAGACCATATAAATTTCATGCTTTTTGAATCAAGTATATATTAGATCGAATGATATGACAAATGACAAAAAAAGTACACCAACCTTCTGCTAAGTGATCGACACGTTCAGGGGAGATGATCATTCTACGTCTTTTTTGCCTGTATTCATCCTCCCTATCAGCTAGCTGCAGTATAAAAGCTGGCCTCCCTATCTGCAGTAGGTCGTCGTCTATCCGCAAACGGATCATAATCCTTCTCTTCTCTGTCAACTATGGTGGGTAGTCGTTTGTCCGCAAACGGGTCGTAATCCTATCACGTATAAAGATCTATATTAATCTCGAgtgtatattttgtaaaaggtttattatttaagaataaagtGACGTAAAAAATGATGTAAATATCAAGTGACGAAAAGATAAGATAGATTTGTTAATGTTAaagctataaatatatttcagaacaTATCATAACGAGGTATACCTCGATTTCATCGTTGGTTGCAATTGACGTAACATAGCCGTCAAATTTGTTGTTGCTACTGTCATATATATCCTGATCGTAGAAACCGGTCGTCTTTCCCAAAGCAACCTGCTCCTTCTCGGATGCTGTATTCAGAAGCTCCTTTTTCTTTGACTGTATCTCTCTTATCTGCGCTTCAATGTCTGCAATGTAAAACAACATTAtagaaacatattaaaaacattacatGTAAACATTAtagtaaaaacattattaaactgtaataaaaaagtaaatgtatGTTCGAgtaacgataaatattacagatTCAATGCAACGTAAGCCGTTGTGTAGGGTGATGCAAAACGAAATAAAGCGAACGTGAAAGACTACGGTCACGACGCAAAGTTTGACCGATAGTTGGACAATTTAAACAGCTGACGCTTCATATCTGAGCAGCGTTCGATGTCCTATCTAAAGTGTGTGAGGAGTACTCTAAATATCCCATTACGTAGTTGGCTTGGTAAAGAGTGAGTGTTTACGGATCTCTGTGGGTCGGAACGGGGAACCGAGCGTGTCAACTGCGTTTCGACCGACCCTCGtttttgacaaatatttattttgcataaaactCTCGTGCGGCCATGTTTACGGAGGTCAGTTGGAGGGTTTTAAAGCGAAGAGGGGCGAGTACCTTTGTGCGTCCTCGGGATCGAATCCATCGTGGTGGAGAAGCTCGCGGAAGCGACGGACACGGCGAAAATGCACCTGGACACGCCGAATTCAGCAATACGTCAGATGGCTGACTAGATGACGCCCCGGATCCACTGTCGCTAGAGTCCCTAGATTCTTGACGCTGTCAGCGCTACCTGGGATCTCGTTTCCCCAAGTTACGATTGATTCACAGCCATTCACAGCCCCGGTGTCTGAAGGTTTTCCACTGGACCAGCcaatcagatatttttattggcctagtttacaccaaTCAcgtgatacgcgtattaaatagtaaataactagtaaataagtctgattattggctgattagttcaaatatactatttgatacgcgtatcaagcataaagatataagaatagagtgcgcgagcaagctgaaaaagcgatataggaatagaaagaTAAAGCTGCGcagaatagaaagagaaagctgcgCATGGGCCCCTTCTGTCTTTGTTTCGCATGCGCgcgtagacaaagacagaaagggcctatatgcagcgttctttttctattcctatgGCGCAGCCTCTTACGTGCTAGCATATGACTCGCGcactctatttttatatctctatggCTAtggtatcaagagatcggtgtaaactaggccaatgaaaaaagaaagagaagaagaaaggtGCGATTTcgttgacgctagaaaccagcggcagcgtcaagaaaatgtagtgggggaagaagttccgttgaattttgcggtacgctaaaaagttgagacggtctgaacttcttcccccactacattttcttgacgctgccgctggtttctagcgtcaatgaaatcgcacctttcAGGTGCTTTTTCATGGGCGTCAGTTGACGCTCGAAATCAAGTTCGGGTAAAATCAgattagtataaaatataaatcaacgGTAAAGCgaggagcacacacttctgcacaacgcatacggcgcaagcataagaaaattgattggtctattttctcatcacatgtatatggaccaatcagttttctaaTGCTAAGACTctatagacgcggaaacgccatgcggcagagtgcgttgaccaatcacaaattttgattttgccgcaggcgactttgcggcagccttctgattggtcaacgcactctaccGCACGGCGTTGTATTACTATCATTGTCAGcattatatgtttattcatAGTTATtgttgaaagaaaaacaagTATTTAAAGTTGCTGTGCGCAAATGTTTATATACGCACAGGATAATATCAAACACAtcgtataatgtaataaaatataatgtaactgTTAAGAATGctcgtttataatttatatgaatgcTGTGAACTTCGCATTGAAAAACAATTCATGTTATTTGATGAGTTACTATGATACCGTTTTTGTTTAACAATAGTCTATTCCAATACTTCTGGCtcatgtaatttaaaatattgttatcacGTATCGTGGCGCCGATTTGTTATTCTGCAGGCTCGCGAGAGttggatttaatttaaatcttaagCGCCGCGTATCgcggcgccgattggttgtgcTGCAGGCCCCTAGAAAGTTAgatctaatttaaactttaagcgcCGCATATCGctgcgccgattggttgttctgcagacccttgtgagctggacttaatttcaattttaaccagcgccgattggttgttcctaccggcccttgtgagctggacttaatttcaattttaagccgcgccgcttatctcggcgacgattggttgttcctgcaggcccttgtgagctagacttaatttcaattttaagaagcgtcgattggttgttcctgcaggcccttgtgagttggacttaatttcaatgttaagcagcgccgattggttgttcctgcaggcccttgtgagctggacttaatttcaatcataagcagcgccgattggttgttcctgcaggctcttgtgagctggacttaatttcaattttaaccagcgccgcttatctcggcctctattggttgttcctgcaggccctggtgagctggccttaatttcaattttaaccagcgccgcttatctcggccccgattggttgtttctgcaggtcattgtgagttggacttaatttcaattttaaccagcgccgcttatctcggtcccgattggttgttcctccaggccattgtgagttggacttaatttcaatgttaagcagcgccgattggttgttagtgcaggcccttgtgagctggacttaatttcaatcataagcagcgccgattggttgttcctgcaggcccttgtgagctggacttaatttcaatcataagcagcgccgattggttgttcctgcaggctcttgtgagctggacttaatttcaattttaaccagcgccgcttatctcggcctctattggttgttcctgcaggccctggtgagctggccttaatttcaattttaaccagcgccgcttatctcggccccgattggttgtttctccaggccattgtgagttggacttaatttcaattttaaccagcgccgcttatctcggccccgattggttgttcctgcaggtcattgtgagttggacttaatttcaattttaaccagcgccgtttatctcggccctgattggttgttcctgcaggcccttgtgagctggacttaatttcaattttaagaagcgccgattggttgttcctgcaggcccttgtgagttggacttaatttcaatgttaagcagctccgattggttgttagtgcaggcccttgtgagctggagttaatttcaatcataagcagtgccgattggttgttcctgcaggcccttgtgagctggacttaatttcaatcataagcagcgcagattggttgttcctgcaggctcttgtgagctggacttaatttcaattttaaccagcgccgcttatctcggccccgattggttgttcctccaggccattgtgagttggacttaatttcaattttaattagcgccgcttatctcggccccgattggttgttcctgcaggtccattgtgagttggacttaatttcaattttaaccagcgccgtttatctcggccccgattggttgttcctgcaggcccttgtgaactggacttaatttcaattttaagaagcgccgattggttgttcttgcaggcccttgtgagttggacttaatttcaatgttaagcagcgccgattggttgttagtgcaggcccttgtgagctggacttaatttcaatcataagcagcgccgattggttgttcctgcaggcccttgtgagctggacttaatttcaatcataagcagcgccgattggttgttcctgcaggctcttgtgagctggacttaatttcaattttaaccagcgccgcttatctcggcctcgattggttgttcctgcaggccctggtgagctggacttaatttcaattttaaccagcgccgcttatctcggccccgattggttgttctccaggccttgtgagttggacttaatttcaattttaaccagcgccgcttatctcggccccgattggttgttcctgcaggtcttgtgagttggacttaatttcaattttaaccagcgccgtttatctcggccccgattggttgttcctccaggcccattgtgagttggacttaatttcaattttaaccagcgccgcttatctcgccccgattggttgttcctgcaggtcattgtgagttggacttaatttcaatttaaccagcgccgcttatctcggccccgattggttgttttgcaggtcattgtgagttggacttaatttcaattttaaccagcgccgtttatctcggccccgattggttgttcctgcaggccattgtgagctggacttaatttcaattttaaccaacgccgtttatctcggccccgattggttgttcctccagaccattgtgagttggacttaatttcaattttaaccagcgccgcttatctcggccccgattggttgttcctgcaggcccttgtgagctggacttaatttcaattttaaccagcgccgcttatctcggccccgattggttgttcctgcaggcccttgtgagctggacttaatttcaattttaagaagcgccgattggttgttcctgcaggcccttgtgagttggacttaatttcaatgttaagcagcgccgattggttgttagtgcaggcccttgtgagctggacttaatttcaatcataagcagtgccgattggttgttcctgcaggcccttgtgagctggacttaatttcaatcataagcagcgccgattggttgttcctgcaggctcttgtgagctggacttaatttcaattttaaccagcgccgcttatctcggcctcgattggttgttcctgcaggccctggtgagctggacttaatttcaattttaaccagcgccgcttatctcggccccgattggttgttcctccaggccattgtgagttggacttaatttcaattttaaccagcgccgcttatctcggccccgattggttgttcctgcaggtcattgtgagttggacttaatttcaaatttaaccagcgccgcttatctcggccccgattggttgttcctgcaggtcattgtgagttggacttaatttcaattttaaccagcgccgtttatctcggccccgattggttgttcctgcaggcccttgtgagctggacttaatttcaattttaagaagcgtcgattggttgttcctgcaggcccttgtgagttggacttaatttcaatgttaagcagcgccgattggttgttagtgcaggcccttgtgagctggacttaatttcaatcataagcagcgccgattggttgttcctgcaggcccttgtgagctggacttaatttcaatcataagcagcgccgattggttgttcctgcaggctcttgtgagctggacttaatttcaattttaaccagcgccgcttatctcggcctcgattggttgttcctgcaggccctggtgagctggacttaatttcaattttaaccagcgccgcttatctcggccccgattggttgtttctccaggccattgtgagttggacttaatttcaaatttaaccagcgccgcttatctcggccccgattggttgttcctgcaggtcattgtgagttggacttaatttcaattttaaccagcgccgtttatctcggccccgattggttgttcctgcaggcccttgtgagctggacttaatttcaattttaagaagcgtcgattggttgttcctgcaggcccttgtgagttggacttaatttcaatgttaagcagctccgattggttgttagtgcaggcccttgtgagctggagttaatttcaatcataagcagtgccgattggttgttcctgcaggcccttgtgagctggacttaatttcaatcataagcagcgcagattggttgttcctgcaggctcttgtgagctggacttaatttcaattttaaccagcgccgcttatctcggcctcgattggttgttcctgcaggccctgttgagctggacttaatttcaattttaaccagcgccgcttatctcggccccgattgattgttcctccaggccattgtgagttggacttaatttcaattttaaccagcgccgcttatctcggccccgattggttgttcctgcaggtcattgtgagttggacttaatttcaattttaaccagcgccgtttatctcggccccgattggttgttcctgcaggcccttgtgagttggacttaatttcaatgttaagcagcgccgattggttgttagtgcaggcccttgtgagctggacttaatttcaatcataagcagcgccgattggttgttcctgcaggcccttgtgagctggacttaatttcaatcataagcagcgccgattggttgttcctgcaggctcttgtgagctggacttaatttcaattttaaccagcgccgcttatctcggcctcgattggttgttcctgcaggccctgttgagctggacttaatttcaattttaaccagcgccgcttatctcggccccgattgattgttcctccaggccattgtgagttggacttaatttcaattttaaccagcgccgcttatctcggccccgattggttgttcctgcaggtcattgtgagttggacttaatttcaattttaaccagcgccgtttatctcggccccgattggttgttcctccagaccattgtgagttggacttaatttcaattttaaccagcgccgcttatctcggccccgattggttgttcctgcaggtcattgtgagttggacttaatttcaaatttaaccagcgccgattatctcggccccgattggttgtttttgcaggtcattgtgagttggacttaatttcaattttaaccagcgccgtttatctcggccccgattggttgttcctgcaggcccttgtgagctggacttaatttcaattttaaccaacgccgtttatctcggccccgattggttgttcctccagaccattgtgagttggacttaatttcaattttaaccagcgccgtttatctcggccccgattggttgttcctgcaggcccttgtgagctggacttaatttcaattttaaccagcgccgcttatctcggccccgattggttgttcctgcaggcccttgtgagctggacttaatttcaattttaagaagcgccgattggttgttcctgcaggcctttgtgagttggacttaatttcaatgttaagcagcgccgattggttgttagtgcaggcccttgtgagctggacttaatttcaatcataagcagtgccgattggttgttcctgcaggcccttgtgagctggacttaatttcaatcataagcagcgccgattggttgttcctgcaggctcttgtgagctggacttaatttcaattttaaccagcgccgcttatctcggcctcgattggttgttcctgcaggccctggtgagctggacttaatttcaattttaaccagcgccgcttatctcggccctgattggttgttcctccaggccattgtgagttggacttaatttcaattttaaccagcgccgcttatctcggccccgattggttgttcctgcaggtcattgtgagttggacttaatttcaaatttaaccagcgccgcttatctcggccccgattggttgttcttgcaggtcattgtgagttggacttaatttcaattttaaccagcgccgtttatctcggccccgattggttgttcctgcaggcccttgtgagctggacttaatttcaattttaagaagcgtcgattggttgttcctgcaggcccttgtgagttggacttaatttcaatgttaagcagcgccgattggttgttagtgcaggctcttgtgagctggacttaatttcaatcataagcagcgccgattggttgttcctgcaggcccttgtgagctggacttaatttcaatcataagcagcgccgattggttattcctgcaggctcttgtgagctggacttaatttcaattttaaccagcgccgcttatctcggcctcgattggttgttcctgcaggccctggtgagctggacttaatttcaattttaaccagcgccgcttatctcggccccgattggttgttcctccaggccattgtgagttggacttaatttcaattttaaccagcgccgcttatttcggccccgattggttgttcctccaggtcattgtgagttggacttaatttcaattttaaccaacgccgtttatctcggccccgattggttgttcctccaggccattgtgagttggacttaatttcaattttaaccagcgccgcttatctcggccccgattggttgttcctgcaggcccttgtgagctggacttaatttcaattttaaccagcgccgcttatctcggccccgattggttgttcctgcaggcccttgtgagctggacttaatttcaattttaagaagcgccgattggttgttcctgcaggcccttgtgagttggacttaatttcaatgttaagcagcgccgattggttgttagtgcaggcccttgtgagctggacttaatttcaatcataagcagcgctgattggttgttcctgcaggcccttgtgagctggacttaatttcaatcataagcagcgccgattggttgttcctgcaggccctggtaagctggacttaatttcaattttaaccagcgccgtttatctcggccccgattggttgttcctccagaccattgtgagttggacttaatttcaattttaaccagcgccgcttatctcggccccgattggttgttcctgcaggcccttgtgagctggacttaatttcaattttaaccagcgccgcttatctcggccccgattggttgttcctgcaggcccttgtgagctggacttaatttcaattttaagaagcgccgattggttgttcctgcaggcccttgtgagttggacttaatttcaatgttaagcagcgccgattggttgttagtgcaggcccttgtgagctggacttaatttcaatcataagcagcgctgattggttgttcctgcaggcccttgtgagctggacttaatttcaatcataagcagcgccgattggttgttcctgcaggccctggtaagctggacttaatttcaattttaaccagcgccgcttatctcggccccgattggttgttcctccaggccattgtgagttggacttaatttcaattttaaccagcgccgcttatctcggccccgattggttgtttctgcaggtcattgtgagttggacttaatttcaattttaagcagcgtcgattggttgttcctgcaggcccttgtgagttggacttaatttcaattttaagcagcgccgattggttgttcctgcaggcctttgtgagttggacttaatttcaattttaagcagcgccgattggttgttcctgcaggcccttgtgagttggacttaatttcaatgttaagcagcgccgattggttgctagtgcaggcccttgtgagctggacttaatttcaatcataagcagcgccgattggttgttcctgcaggcctctgtgagctggacttaatttcaattttaagcagcgccaa is a window of Temnothorax longispinosus isolate EJ_2023e chromosome 1, Tlon_JGU_v1, whole genome shotgun sequence DNA encoding:
- the Sf3b1 gene encoding splicing factor 3B subunit 1 encodes the protein MDSIPRTHKDIEAQIREIQSKKKELLNTASEKEQVALGKTTGFYDQDIYDSSNNKFDGYVTSIATNDEIEDYDPFADKRLPTIVDREEKDYDPFADRRRPTADREASFYTAAS